The nucleotide window ACTGGACGCGAAGTGGAGGCAGGACAAGGCAGAGGCAGAGGCACTAAGGGCGGAGAGGAACAAACTCGGGCTGGCCATATCAGAGGCGAAGAAGCAGGGGAAGGACGCGTCGGGATTCGTGAGGAAAAGCGGCGAGGTTAGCGCAAGGGCCAAGGAGCTCGGGGAAGAGGTCGAGAGGCTGGAGAAGGAATTGGATGAGATGATGCTCCAGGTTCCCAACATCCCTGACAAGAGCGTTAAAATCGGGAAGGATGAAAGCGGGAACCAGGAGGTTAGGAAATGGGGCGAGCCGGGGAAGGTCAAGGGACTGGCGCACGACGAGATAGGGCTCAGGACCGGATTGCTGGATTTCGAGCGGGGGAGCAAGCTCGGAGGGCACAGGTTCACGGTGATGTACGGGAAGATGGCGAAGCTGGAAAGGGCGCTCGGGGCGTTCATGCTGAACGCGCACGCTGCGCGCGGATATATGGAAGTCTGGGTCCCGCATCTGGTGAAGAGCGAAATAATGCAGGGCACGGGCCAGCTTCCGAAGTTCAAGGAGGATTTGTACAAAACCGACGATGATTTGTGGCTCATACCCACAGCCGAGGTTCCGCTCACCAACCTGCA belongs to Candidatus Micrarchaeia archaeon and includes:
- the serS gene encoding serine--tRNA ligase; protein product: MLDIKLIRKDAEAVKKALRDRNQDAGIVDKLTELDAKWRQDKAEAEALRAERNKLGLAISEAKKQGKDASGFVRKSGEVSARAKELGEEVERLEKELDEMMLQVPNIPDKSVKIGKDESGNQEVRKWGEPGKVKGLAHDEIGLRTGLLDFERGSKLGGHRFTVMYGKMAKLERALGAFMLNAHAARGYMEVWVPHLVKSEIMQGTGQLPKFKEDLYKTDDDLWLIPTAEVPLTNLHAGEVLELADLPKRYMALTPCYRKEAGAYGKDIKGMIRQHQFDKVELVKVCEQEKSFHELELMVKDAENVLQMLGIPYRVIELCTGDLGFASAKTYDLEVWMPSQK